The Cutaneotrichosporon cavernicola HIS019 DNA, chromosome: 3 region CAGGCCAAATAGGCCACTTGGGGCAACCACCTTTTTGCTCCCGTTTTGCCCCTTGACACACAGAACATAAGAGCTTTAGAGCTGTGTGGCTACTATGACCAAGGGTCCAAACAGAGGCCAACAAGGGTCAAAGGGTCAAAGGGTCAAAGGGTCAAAGGGTTGTCAGTGGGGTTCCGCCACCCACCCGACCAACTTGCTGTACTACTACAGAACAGTACTCTGTTTGAATCCTTGCCCTAGCTTTGTAGCTTGTTAGCTTCCAAGTCACTGTTCACTGTTCATGTTGACTTTAATCAATCTTCATCCAACAAACTCTTTACATCCCATCATCTAGATCGGAACGCGCGTCAAACCGTGCATTCCACGACCTCTATCATCAACACTTttccctcatcctcatccttctcCACAACTCACTTCTGACGTGTTTTTCCTCCTTTGTCCCCCACCCTCAACCATATCCTCTGTTTTCCATCGCACCCATCGCCCACTTGACGTCCATTCACAAACATGGTACGTCCTGTGCTCATCATACTATGTGGTGCAACGTACATGGGGATGCTGCCCAACCTCGTACCGATGCCATGATCGCAATGCTGACGCCTTCTCTTGATGTTTGAAGGGTCAAACTCTCTCCGAGCCAGGTTAGTCCATTCTCATCCACACGTCATTGCAAAACGCTGACCACATTCATTTGTCTGACACGTCGTCCTGCGCCTGTTTCCGTTCTCCTCGATCCTCGCTCCCATTTTATAAACAGTTACCGAGAAGCACACGACCGTCGTGCTGCGAGAGAGGCAGTACTGGGTCGGTCTGTCCGACATGCAGGGCTGGCGGATAAGTGAGCTCTTGCCAAGGCAACTTTGACCTAACACACAGGCATGGAGGATTCACACTCGGTGCACCTCTATCTTCCGCCTGGTGGCTCGGACGCACCTCCCGCTGAGGACATTACGGAACAGCCTGCTGGGTCGACAGTGACCAATGATGGCAAAGAGGAGAAGGGACTTGCTCTGTTTGCAGTGTTTGACGGCCACGGAGGTTCAACGGTTGCAAAGTTCTCGGGCACCACGCTGCACAcccgcctcgccaacctAGACTCGTACAGTGCGCGATTGTGTGATAATACAGCTAATCCCTTCAGAGGCGGGCGACTACGAGACTGCGTTGAAGCAGGTCTTCCTCAagacggacgaggacctTCGTGCCGACCCCACCTTCTTCACCGATCCTTCTGGCTGCACTGCAGTTGTTGCCCTTGTCACTCCCGATGGCCGTATCTTCGTCGCCAACGCAGgcgactcgcgctcggTGCTTGGGTACAAgggcgaggccaaggccatgTCCAACGACCACAAGCCAACCAACAAGGAGGAGACCGCGCGTATTACCTCGGCTGGCGGGTTTGTCGAGTTTGGGCGTGTCAACGGTTCGTATTCTGCACTAAACTCTTCTAACAACTAGGCAACCTCGCACTCTCTCGCGCCATTGGTGACTTCGAGTTCAAGCAGAACTTCACCTTGCCACCCGAGCAGCAGATTGTGACTGCGGACCCTGAGATCTTGGTGCACCAGAtcgacagcgaggaggagttcctcgtcctcgcctgTGACGGTGAGTTTGCTGATTTCATTTCCCCAAATCTAACACCGCAGGCATCTGGGACTGCCTTTCATCGCAGCAGGTGGTCGACATTGTCCGTCGGGCCGTGGCCAATGGCGATGACCTGGGCAAGATCTGTGAGGACTTGATGGTTAAATGCCTCGCAACCGACTCGGAGACTGGCGGCATTGGCTGCGACAACATGACGGTCGTTGTCGTTGCTCTGCTTGGCGGCCGTACCCATGAAGAGTGGCAGGCGTGGGTCAAGGACCGCGTCGACAACAAGGTTGGCCGCGATACTCCCGAGTCGATCCCCGACATCTTCGGCCAGGCGCCGCCATCTGTCGGTGGCTTCTCTGGCGGTGGCTTCCGCATCGCTGGCGCCGGGGGCCTCGTCAACATTGCGAGCATTTTGGGCGCTTCTGGTATCACTTTCAAGACAcccgatgacgacgacgacgacgatgatgacgaaATGCACGTTATCAACGACGGCCATGTAAGTCAAGGACAATCAAGTTCTAACCACAGCTCATGGttgtcgatgaggaggaaggcgccAGGATCCAtgttgttgacgaggacggcgatgTACATGTCGACTCGGAGGACTCGGACGCTACCGCAAACGCCGCCGATGCCGCTGCCCccgcggcgcgcacggcCCCAACGTTCTCTTCCATCGGCTCCCCCACCGTGCCGACGCCCAAGCCTCTCCAGGTTGGAACTGAGTccggcgaggaggctgacAAGGCAACCAAGTGAAGTGTAATGGTTTCTTAGATGGCTCTAGTTTATTCCCCCCCACTATCTTATCTCCATATtgcagcggcgcgagacGGCTAGGCCTTGTGTGGCCCGATACCCGAACAGTTTACAATGCGAGCTTTTGTGTGGATCGTGAGTTTCTTGTGCGAGTCAAGTTGGCCGCGTATATTGTAGATGGGCTGCTTGGTGTCAACGGCGCCCATGGAGTCTTCCAGCACGTAGACAATTGTAGATCATACCCGGGTCGCCGAACCCGGGTATTTAGTGGTGACGTTGATCCTCGTGCCAGCGCCTCTTGGCATGAACCCGGGTATGGTTTGGGTTTTGATTAACCGAGTGATATTGGTTGAGCGGTCAAAGAGGACCGTGGATGATGTATTAGTTTCCGTTTGCCACTTTGACCAAGTATTATAGGGCTATAGTTAGTTACCCTAGATGACACAATGAACACCAAACTGACACACGCGTTCCCCGCTaccccacccaaccccctcTTCCGCACAAGACTTAGCCGGCTCACCAAACCAAACCTCCCAAGCCCTCCAGCACCATGCCTCGCGCTCTATATGGTCCCCATTCACCCTCGTAAAACATCTCTCCCATCTCTCTCATCTatctcatctctctcatTCTCGTCGCTCGCCTTAGCGTATAACACACTCTACTTCACCTTCCCTTTGCTACACAGCACCTTGCACTCACACATACTCTCTCTCCGCCACATACAGACTTGACAATATGTTCATTCCGTATCCCGACAACCTCAACATCAACAAGCAGAGTGTCGTACGTGTCGAGACCAAGGCAGAGGCCCCCTCCCCTAACGCGTCTAGCCGGTACCGGGTACAGAGACCAGCAGCACCAGTGGTGAGTACATCCGAGTGGAAAGCGCGGCAAGAGCACGCTGCTGACATTCACAGCTTTATGGGTAAACGGTACGAACGAGCTCCTGCTGCAATCACTTACGTATAGGCTCTTGGGACTCGTCCATCCTCCGCTACGATGACCAGGGCTTGCCCCACGCGCgcaccctcgccgagatCTTTGACCAGGGTATGTACGCTACCTCTCGACATGTTGCACGTCTGACTCGGCGCAGCTGTCGAAAAGTCACCAGACACGGCCATGTTTCGCCGCCGTGTTCAGGCTCCCGCCACCAAGCCCGGGGAGAAGCCAACGTGGACCAACAAGACCGTCGACATGAGCTACGCCGAAgtccagcgccgccgcaacGCTGTAGGCTCGGCGCTCCTGAccctcgagcgccttggccgACTCCGTGACCCGAACCTCCctgccgacgtcgagtcGCCTCCTGAGATCTGCACTCCCGACCTTCCCAAGTGGggcgacaagctcaagaacgGTGCTCGCCGTGGCTGGGCGGTTGGTATTTGGAGTGAGAACCGTGAAGAGTGGCAGATTGTCGACTTTGCGTGTCACGCGTACGGCCTTGTCTCGGCTTCGCTGTACGAGACCCTAGGTCCCGACACTGCCCAGTACATGTGAGTTGTTGCATGCAGGACGAcacgctgacgccagtACCAACCACTGCCCTCTTCCCATCAtcttctcgtcggcgcaccacctcgtccaATTGCTTCGCATGGCGCCCCTTTGCCCCTCCCTGCGCGTCATTGTGACCATGGACCCCATCTCggctgccgagcgcgacgtccTCAGCCAGTGGGCTGCTTCCCTTGgcatcctccttctcgaccagCTTGAGATGGAGGAATGGGGAGCCCAGGCCGACAACTTTGTTCCCCCCACagtcgccgaggatgagatCGAGATTGACCAGAACCGCATCGTCACGATCTCGTACACCTCGGGCACCACTGGCAACCCCAAGGGTgtcatcctctccaactGGAACATGACCTCGGCCGTCATCTCTAACGCGTACGGCGTCGGCGAATACTTTGACAAGCCCGGCTTCAGGTTCTTCTCGTACCTGCCACTCTCGCACGTTTATGAGCGCTTCCTCCAGATCCTTGTAGTGGACGGCAACGGTACCATCTGTTTGACCACTGGTGACACcaccaagctcctcgaggacgcgcagATCTTGAAGCCCCACTTCTTCCCCGGTGTACCCCGTGTCTGGAACCGCGTCTATGCCGCCATCAAGATGCAGATGGACGCCCCTGGCCTCAAGGGTGCGCTCTTACGCCGTGCTGTCGCCAccaagctcgccaacaGCCGCGCAAATGGTTCCATCCACCACCGTGTGTACGACGCCCTCGTGTTCCGCAAGatccgcgccctcgtcggtggCGAGGTCCTGTACATGACGTCGGGCGCCGCGCCCCTCTCGGCTGCCGTCCATGAGTTCCTGCGCATCTGCTTCTGCTGTGATGTCGTTCAGGGTTACGGCCTCACCGAGACTGTGGGCACGACCTCGAAGGGTATTCCCGAGGACATGAAGCACATCGGCACTGTCGGCCAGATCCAGCCTTGTAACGAggtccgcctcgtcgatgtcTCCGAGATGGGTTACACCCACCAGGACAAGCCCAACCCTCGCGGCGAGGTCTGCATCCGCGGCGCCAACGTCTTTGCGGGTTACCTTCATGACGCCGAGAACACGGAGAAGGCTCTCAAGGACGGCTGGTTCCACACCGGCGATATCGGCGAGATTGACCAGTCAGGCCGCCTCAAGATTGTTGACCGTGTCAAGAACGTCGTCAAGCTCAGCCAGGGCGAGTATGTCGCCCTGGAGAAGGTTGAAGGTGTTTACGCTCTCAACCCGCTCTACACCACTCTGCTCGTTCACGCCGACTCTCTCCGTTCGAGCCTTGTCGCCATTGGAATCCTAGAGCCCACGCTCGCCTCgaacctcgtcgcccaggTCCTCGGCAAGAAGATTTCACCCACGGATGAGGCCGcactcgaggaggccgtcAAAGACCCCAAGGTCCGCGCTCATCTCGTCAAACAGTTCGAGCAGGTCGCAAAGGCGAACAAGCTTAACAGCTTTGAGATGATCCGGGGCATCTACCCCACCCTCAAGCCGTTCCCTGATGACCTGTTGACCCCCACGCAGAAGGTAAAGCGCAACGTTGCCGCCAAGTACTTTGgcgacgccatcgacgcCCTCTACAacgaggttgagggtgCCGCCCACAAGCTCTAGAGTAAAACTTGTATATATACCAGGTGTTCAGTGCCGACAACGTTTGGAAGGATATCAGCGTTAGATGAATATGAAGCACCTATGTTGTGCCACTTGGTGAGGCGTGACCTGCTCTGCGCGGCATCGCGAGAGCTATACAGGCTAACTAACGCTCGACGCGCTATGGACACCCTCGTTTCTGTTTACGCGTCTCTGATCCTCCCTTTCATGGTGGCCTGACCTGACAAAAAGCTAATGAAGTCGGCACACTGTCATCGATGAGGTAACCGAGCCtgggagatgaggagaCCAACGGTGTCTCGTTGATGGCAGCTAACGACCACTGGCCCCATACCGATGAGTGCAACTCACGGAAATATCTTCAAGCTTATTGTGCGCTGGTCCACCGCCGCAAGCGGGCAGTTGTTGTCGCACGCAGCCAGAGGGTCTACTCCGACTTGACGGCAGTTGAGGACGAGATAAAGTCACCGCTGCTCAACGAATAGACCCAACGGAAATTGCGTTCGGGTTGTTGCTCCAGTCTTTGGCGGGGGTTTTCGCAGTGAGTAACAACACCAGGCGTCCGTGCACATTGGCCTCATCCCCCATAACTGGTAGTCACTCTGAATGTAGTCCGAGATGGTGTTGAGCTCGGTGTCATGCTTGTTCAGCCGGTGCTAGAAGTGCTCGCTTGACAGGTTAGCATAACGGCGGGGTTGACTACCTCCAATCTTGAAAAGCAAGTTTGTCATTCCCAGTGCATCATTGTAGACGCCTGGAGGTAAACAGGTCTGCAGTCACAGCACCCTATCTTGTTACGGCTGTTAATAGTTTTCAAGAAGCGCATTTTGGTGTAGGTTGTGGATCGCCGCGCCCGTTCACTGTCGCAAGTTGACCAGGCATTGAGGATCCGTCCCATCAATGAAAACCATTGGTGCTCACTTGTGTTCATTTTGCCTTGATCACCGCAAACACCGCCACAAACCACTGCTACCTGAATCCAATTCTATCGAGCCGCTGTCCCTTTCGTAGTGCTAGCGACCTTTAATACATCCTCACAACTAGAGTGACTCTTCAGAGATGCCCTCCAAAGCGCTGAATCATCTCGATGGTAGAGCGTCTGTGAGTACTCGTTTTGCCCTGTTGCTGTTGACCATACGCAATGACTCACCCCGATCTGCTTGTTCTTTCCCGCGCCGATGTCTGGGTCAAAGGTTGATTACAGGCCATGCATACATATCCTGTAGCTATGACAACAATGCCAGTTATGACAGCTATCTTTCAACTAGTGGCGCTTGTCCATCTCGCCTGTATACTTGACCGGCGGCATCTGCTGTGCCGCCTGGCCCGAGTATTGAGGTGTAGGTGGCGATGTGTGAGGGTACGAGTACGGCTGGGGTGCGGCATGACCTCCGTTGGTACCGTGATAGTCGTGGCGCGGTGCGTACTCTGGACGCTGCGGTGGCTGGGAATACTGGGGGGTTGTGTAGTCGGCACGTGGGTTTGGGTAGCGCACGTCGTGCGGATACTGTACGTGCTCGGGTCGGTACTGCGGCGCCTGGTGGTCGAGATTCTCGGGTATGCTATACCCAGGGTGTTGCTGTGGATGGACATGGTGGTGCTGCAGAGGGTGGCCTGGGTGCTGCATGCCGGTGTGCTGGGCATATGGCTGAGCCACCTGAGGCATGGGTTGATAGCTCGCCTGCGGAGAAGTATGCGCGCCTTGCGGATGTTGGAGTTGATGTGGCTGATGCGATTGGGGAAGGTAGGTAGGATGCTGTTGGTGGCCATTAGCGGCCTGAGGAGGATGTGACGGAAGGTATTGAGCTTGCCGATGCGGGGGCGGTTGAGAAGAATGGTATGAGTGAGGCGCGGGAAGTGGGTTGCTGGGGTAGGGCACCGGGTACTGGGATGCGCTGGACCGACGCTGAGACCCATTCTGTGTTGCCGTTTGCTGGCAAATGGTGCCGTTGGCCCCGTCCTGGCGCACGTCCGAGACACGGGGTCGCTTGCTGCGGGCGTCGCACTCAGAGCACCGGAAGTCGACCTGGTCCCAGTCGCGAATGCCGCGGCCGGCAGCGATGTCCTGGCGGTCGTGACACTTGACGTGCTGCCAGCGCCCACAGTCGTCGCAGCagacggcgtcggcgtcgtcagCCAGGTTCCAGCCGTGCAGCTTGCACACCTCGCACTTCATTTCCCATGACTGGCCGTTCGAGCCATCCTTAACGGACGAGGCAGCACTTCTGCTCGGCGTTTGCGCGCGAGTGGCAGGACGCGAGGCTGTCCCATCGtcagacgacgactcgacctcctcgccgtcgcgacgGCGCTTGCGACGCTCTCTCCTCCGCTCGGCGCGTTCTCTCTCTAACGTTTCCGCTTCCACTCGGGCGTGGATGGCCGCGTCACGGTTCGCGAGTCGCTCTTCACGCTCCCTTaggcgcgcctcgcggcGTTGCTCTCGCGCCAGAtgctccgcctcggccttctccttggcggcctgTTCTTGTCGCACGCGCTCCATGCgttcctccatctcgcgtTGTGCCTGATCGCGGCGCAGCTCCTCTtcacgcgcgagctcgcgggTGGCGATACGCGAAGAGCGTTTTCGATTGTTGATAGCCTCCTGCTTGAggcgctcctgctccttgaTCAAATTGTCAGTTACTGACAAGCCAAGCATACTCACAGTGAGAACTTCGATGATCTGGGGCGCGACGTCGTTCGCGAGCAGCTTGTAGAGAGCTTTCTCGTCCGGGTCGCGCGACTTGGCGAACTGTTCCGGCCATGTCTTCCAGTCGTAGAGGGTGACGCAGACCTAGATGTATCAGCATACCCTTGGAAGTCGGCGTGCAGTACTCACAGCCTCCCACTCAATGAAGCCGTCAGGCACTTCAGCCGCCTCTTTGACCGCaagcttgacctcgtcaGTTTCGACAgagtcctcctccttcacggcatcatcctccttcttcacggcatcctcctccatcgGCCCCTCCTCAtgctcctcttcctccccctcatAGGCTTCGATGGTCTCGTTTGCTTCGACAATGTCGATGTCCATCTTGGCCCCGACGGCCTCGGGCTCGCCAACGTCCCGCTTGCTGTCGTAAACCGCGACGCTGTTGATCTCCTGattggcgtcgagctcctccatAGGCTCAAGAGACTTGGCATTGGCCAACAGCttctcatcttcctcgacgcgcccgATCTCGTCGCCAGCTTCTCCCTTCGTGTGCTGGACGTCGTCAGTCTCAACCTTCGGTGAAGCCGAGTCGTCATTGCGCTCAGAttcctctctctcttcatcggcgccctcgccgatctcgtcggcctcgggtTTGTAGTCTtcgtcgccatcatcatcgacgatttctggaggaggcgaagGTTCTTCAGGAGCGTCCGACAATGGCGAGTCTTCCCTTGCGACTTGCATGTCCTGCGCAGGGCGAGTGGCATTGAGTTCCGCCTGGtgctcttcctcatcaGTCAACTCGGACAACTCGCTGCCGTCGTCATCCGCTTGCGAGTCGGTCTTTTCCTCTGCATTCTTTGTAGTAACCTGCATTCGTTTCGTCTCAGCCGTCTGCAGCCACTCGTCTGGGATCTGCTGCCATTCGTCGTCGACATTTCGTAAGCGACGGCTGACGCGCGTGCCCCGTGGCAATGGAGGTGCCTGAGAGGATAGCCTGGACGGCGTAGCCACGGGGGACGTTGCTGGAGCATTGCGagccgagctcctcgttgCGCGATCGGACCTGGGATGCGCTGCTGGTGGACCGCCCCGTTTTAATGCGTCGACGGTGGGTGTCACGTTGCCGTAAAACGTGACCTGCGTACGTTTCCTTGGGCCCTCAACGGGTTCCAGGCAGAGTTCTCGCTCCGGTGTTGCCTTCTTCGCCGGAGTCTTCTTCTTGTGCGACTTCTTGGGAGCAGGCTTGGAGCGTTTGACGGAGCGCTGAGCACGCTTGGCCTTTAACGACGTTGCCTTCGGGGCTCGCGGGGGTAGTGGCCGTGTACGCTGAACCCAAAGTCGATTGTCTATCACATCAGTGGTGTTCCAAGCCATTGCCCACCATCAAACAAAAAGTAGGTATTGCCCGCCTTGTCCCATCCGACAgggtcgacgcgctggcaAGTCAGCGAGAGCTGCGTAAACAGGTCTCACCCATGAAGCAGGATCGTCCTCCGTCTTAAGTAGCGACCTCAATCGCGTTGGATCCGCGAGTTGCCATTCGCACAACCTCCACAGAGCTTCCACCTTCTGAGACAATCCTAACGTTCCCCAGAGGTTCGGTTCTTCGAGGGCGCCGAAGGGGTTGGTCTCGGGTTCTCTCTTCAGCCACTGCTTGTGTAGGTGCTCGAAAGCATTATCACGGCTGCGGATGTCAGCACACTTCAACCACGTGAAATCGTCACATACTTGATCTGACGGTTCCAGGTGAGCGCGTAGAGCATCTTAGCAATGAGATCTGGGATTACCGCGTCTTCGGTTCCGTCCAAGTCGTGTTCAAGGGCCTGAAAGTCAGCTCAGCCCGCCCCAGTCGCCAGTGTTACACACCTCAATGTCCCAGTCGATGAGTCCGAAACCGTCCGAGAAGGTCCACACAAACTGGCTAATACCTGCCCATCGCCAGTCCTGTCGCAGGCGCTGCACGATCGGTGACGGTGGTGCCGGGGCCAAGGGGGCAGCCACGACCGGTGGCACGCCCCGGCGCGGCATGTTCAGTGCAAGCTCGTTGAGAGTAGGTGTGGCGGGGGTTCGGATCGAGGGCAGCGTAAACCGAcggagtggaggtggaggtgatAAGCACTCGAGTGCGGGGCTGCCGAGTGTTCACGTTCCACGCTGCACGCTGGGAACGCGGGTGGCGGCGAGTTTGGTTGGGACGCGTCCACCGGGACAGTGCTAAGGTTCAAGTTTGTTACGAACGCTGAGGAGGTCGGTGGTGACTACGTGCGCTGACAAGGTTTTGGTTATGGATGCCCGcggggcgacgaggacaggTGACCGACCCAGGGCGGCGTTGAGCGCGGGGGCGAGTGGATCTCTGTCCAGTAAAGACAGATAGGGAGAGGTGGCAGCTAGCAGGATCTGCTCAGAATCGCGCTAGATGTCACTGTCGCTGAGGAAGATGGGATTGTAGGATTGCCCGAGATGTCagttgttgttggtggtgaTGTTAGGAgagaagggaggagggttAGTTATTGATTGAGCAAAGAGGGACTGAATTAACTAGGGCATTCATAAACCCACAACTCATATGCAGTACAACCCTTTCAAAGCCACACCAAGTCGCCTTGTTCGACCCACCGATTATTTCCCACGTGAAAAGCACGTGAAGATGACGGAGTTACGGCATTAGTCCGAGTGGCAAACACAATCATAGTCCCCAGGGTTGGAatcctcatccctcatcaACACAAGTAAAGTAGTAAGTGAGCGCGACATTAGATTAGAGGCAACAGGATATCCTTTGTTGGATCGCGACAtctctcccatctcccaaTCTATCACACTCGTCTCCCTCTTCAACTGGGCACATTTCTTAACTCGGCCCCATAACAAAAATGTCCGAGCACAACTCGCCaaacgccgaggccaagccgaAGCCGGATGATAACACGCTTAACATCAAGATTCGTGCGACCGATTCCTCCGAGGTGTTCTtcaagatcaagaagaCGACCAAGCTCAACAAACTCAAGGTGAGATTTCTGTGTCCGGCAGAGGGTGgtagctgacatcagactGCGTATGCGGACCGTGTTGGCCATGACCCGACTGCCATCCGGTGAGCAGCCTTTACTCACGACAGCGCCTCATGCAACCAAtgctgacgacaggctTCTGTTCGATGGCGCGCGTATCCTCGACAACCAGACCGCAGAGGATTTGGACCTTGAGGATGGCGATGTCCTCGAGGTGTTGCTCGAGCGTGAGTTTCGTCGCTTGAACGTGCGCTGACGTTCCAAGAGGTCGGCGGCTGCTAGTCGCGCGTTCGTAGCGCCCCTGCTGTGCCGTCATGTTTTGCACTGTCCATCCGTCATTGGGCCTCCCCCGTCCCGGGACCTTGGGCTCTTGCGCCCCGTTGTGTATTCCTCTATGTaacctcatcctcatcctcattcCCGAACTGCTAAATGAGATTGTATAACATGACCGTGGCCAACTAATCACAGCTCTAACTAAACACCGTTGGCAACCTGCTCCGGCTCGCCCTCCACGCGAAGGCCCTCGATAGCCTGCGTGCGACCCTTCGCGCCCTCGGTGGCAGCCTCGCTTGCAGGCACGACCTTGGCGTTCCCGGGGTGGGGGTCGACGTAGTTCTTGGacgcctcgagctgctcctTAAGGACGTCACCACCGCATGCGGCGGCAatgaggccgaggaaggggggCGAGGGGTTGAGAGGGCGCGAGCAGAACTCGGGGTGAGCCTGGAGGCCGACAAAGTAAGGGTggtcctcgatctcgagcaTCTGCATACGCTCGCCACgctcgtccttgccgaTGAAACGCATACGCCCAGGTGCCTCAAGGCGCTCCACGTATTGAGGCTCAACCTCGtagcggtggcggtggcgctcCCATGCAATCTTGTGACCGCCATAGAGCTGGCGGAGCTTGGACTTTTCCGTGTTGGGCTCAAAGATCGTGGGGCGGAGGCCGAGACGCATGGTGCCGCCCATGTGAGTCTTTGAGATCTCGGGCATGAAGCAGATGACTGGGTGAGGAGTGTTCTTGGACAGCTCCGCAGAGTTAGCGCCTCTGAGACCGCACACGTTGCGGGCCCACTCGACAACGGCGACCTGGAAACCGAGGCAGATACCCAGGAATGGAACCTTCTGCTCGCGAGCCCACTTGACGGCCGTGATCATACCCTCCGTACCACGCACTCCAAAGCCACCAGGCACAACGATACCCTTGGCCGAGCAGAGAGCACTCCACGCGCCGTGGTAGCGGACGGGGTCGTCGGTCTCCATCTCGGGCTCGAGGTCTGACGAGTCCACCCACTGATGTCAGTCGCTTCTCACACCACAGCAACTCACGTGGAGCTTAAGAGTACGGCCACAGCGCATCGAcgcgtgctcgagcgccttgacgacgCTCATGTACGAGTCCTCGAGGGTGGTGTACTtgccgacaaggacaaTGTCGACGTGGTCGAAGAAGCGTTCCGAACTGATGCACATGTCGCGCCACCGCGCCATGAGCAACTCGCCGTTCTTCTTCTGTGCGGGAGAGACTGTGATAGtgttgagcgcgaggcgctgctTGAGGAAATCGATAAGGCCCTGCTCACGGAGCAGAAGGGGGACGTGGTACGTCGAGCTGACGTTGTGAACGCCAAGGACTTGCTTGGCCGAGACGTGGCAGAACATGGCGACCTTCTCCATCGTCGCAGCCTGGAGGGGGTGCTCACAGCGGCACGCAAGGAGGTCGGGAATGAGACCGAGGCCACGAAGGTCGCGCGCACCCGCCTGAGTAGGCTTGGTCTTTTGCTCGCCGCCAATGACCGGAATGAGCGAGACGTAGATGAGCGCAAAGTTCTCCGGTCCGACACGGAACTGGAACTGCCGCATAGCCTCGACGAAAGGTGCCGACTCGATGTCACCCACCGTGCCACCAAGCTCAATGATGCACACGTCGGGCTCCTCGCcggtctcgtcgacggAACGCTTGGACACGCGCTCGATCCAGTCCTGGATCGCGTTGGTGAGGTGAGGCACGATCTGGACCGTCTTGCCGAGGTAGTCCCCGCGacgctgttgtcagctcggTTGCTTGGCGCACTCacctcgcgctcaatgACGTGCGAGTACACCTTTCCTGTCGTGACGTTGTTGTCCGTGCCCAGCGACACGTTCAGGTAACGCTCATA contains the following coding sequences:
- the URA7 gene encoding uncharacterized protein (Catalyzes the ATP-dependent amination of UTP to CTP with either L-glutamine or ammonia as the source of nitrogen), with translation MVKYILVAGGVISGIGKGVIASSTGLLLKTAGYKVTSIKIDPYMNIDAGTMAPTEHGEVYVLNDGGETDLDLGNYERYLNVSLGTDNNVTTGKVYSHVIERERRGDYLGKTVQIVPHLTNAIQDWIERVSKRSVDETGEEPDVCIIELGGTVGDIESAPFVEAMRQFQFRVGPENFALIYVSLIPVIGGEQKTKPTQAGARDLRGLGLIPDLLACRCEHPLQAATMEKVAMFCHVSAKQVLGVHNVSSTYHVPLLLREQGLIDFLKQRLALNTITVSPAQKKNGELLMARWRDMCISSERFFDHVDIVLVGKYTTLEDSYMSVVKALEHASMRCGRTLKLHWVDSSDLEPEMETDDPVRYHGAWSALCSAKGIVVPGGFGVRGTEGMITAVKWAREQKVPFLGICLGFQVAVVEWARNVCGLRGANSAELSKNTPHPVICFMPEISKTHMGGTMRLGLRPTIFEPNTEKSKLRQLYGGHKIAWERHRHRYEVEPQYVERLEAPGRMRFIGKDERGERMQMLEIEDHPYFVGLQAHPEFCSRPLNPSPPFLGLIAAACGGDVLKEQLEASKNYVDPHPGNAKVVPASEAATEGAKGRTQAIEGLRVEGEPEQVANGV